A genome region from Thermoanaerobacterium xylanolyticum LX-11 includes the following:
- the galE gene encoding UDP-glucose 4-epimerase GalE has product MSILVCGGAGYIGSHTAYELFKRGEDVIVVDSLITGHEKAVIGGKLYVGDIRDSEFMDKVFEENDIEAVIDFAAFSLVGESVGKPLDYYENNVYGTMCLLKKMVKYGVKKIVFSSTAATYGEPERVPIKEDDKTFPTNPYGETKLAVEKMLKWCDNAYGIKHVVLRYFNVAGADESGVIGEDHNPETHLIPLILQVPLGKRDFVEIYGDDYDTKDGTCVRDYIHVTDLADAHILALDKLRRDSSSAIYNLGNGEGFTVKEVVETARKVTGHPIPAKIAARRPGDPAKLVASSDKIINELGWNPKHNSLEEIIESAWKWHKSNPYGFGDK; this is encoded by the coding sequence ATGTCTATTTTAGTGTGCGGTGGCGCTGGATATATTGGCAGTCATACTGCATATGAGCTTTTTAAAAGAGGAGAAGATGTAATAGTAGTTGACAGCTTGATAACAGGCCATGAAAAAGCGGTAATTGGAGGCAAGCTTTACGTCGGCGATATTAGGGACAGCGAATTTATGGACAAAGTTTTTGAAGAAAATGACATAGAAGCTGTCATTGATTTTGCGGCATTTTCTCTTGTAGGCGAAAGTGTTGGCAAGCCGTTGGATTACTATGAAAACAATGTTTATGGGACGATGTGCTTACTTAAAAAAATGGTTAAATACGGCGTTAAAAAGATAGTTTTTTCATCAACTGCTGCCACATATGGAGAGCCTGAAAGAGTTCCGATAAAAGAAGATGACAAGACATTTCCTACAAATCCTTATGGCGAAACTAAACTGGCTGTGGAAAAGATGCTTAAGTGGTGTGACAATGCTTATGGGATAAAGCATGTTGTGCTTAGGTATTTTAATGTGGCTGGTGCCGATGAAAGTGGCGTCATAGGAGAAGATCACAATCCGGAAACACATCTTATACCGCTTATATTGCAAGTGCCATTAGGGAAAAGAGATTTCGTAGAAATCTACGGTGATGACTACGATACAAAGGATGGCACTTGTGTAAGAGATTATATACACGTTACCGATCTTGCCGATGCCCACATCTTAGCATTAGATAAGCTAAGAAGGGATAGTAGCAGTGCAATATACAATCTGGGAAACGGAGAAGGATTTACAGTGAAGGAAGTTGTTGAAACAGCGAGAAAGGTAACCGGACATCCTATACCAGCAAAAATTGCTGCAAGGCGACCAGGAGATCCTGCAAAATTGGTAGCATCATCGGACAAGATTATAAATGAGTTGGGTTGGAATCCTAAGCATAATTCACTTGAGGAGATTATAGAGTCTGCGTGGAAATGGCATAAATCAAATCCTTATGGATTTGGAGACAAATAG
- a CDS encoding galactokinase yields the protein MATKIVEEFKRIYGSSEGVRLFYSPGRVNLIGEHTDYNGGYVFPCALDFGTFMAIRMRDDGKVRLSSLNFDLKVEVDIDELIYDKKDDWANYPKGVLKVLQDEGYKLRGFDALYEGNIPNGAGLSSSASIELVTGVAMNEILNLGIDRVVLVKMCQKAENNFVGVNCGIMDQFAVGMGKADYAIFLKCDTIDYKYVPLKLDGYRIVISNTNKRRGLQDSKYNERRSQCEAALSYLKKKLDVDNLGQVTLEEFDRYKYLIPDDVLVKRARHVVTEDERVLDAVEALKNNDIKRFGQLMVQSHNSLRDDYEVTGKELDALVDEALKLDYVLGSRMTGAGFGGCTVSIVKEEFIEDFIKEVTKGYKERIGYEPSIYVTGVGDGAKEIK from the coding sequence ATGGCAACAAAGATTGTGGAAGAATTTAAAAGAATCTATGGAAGTAGCGAAGGGGTAAGATTATTTTACTCGCCAGGCAGGGTAAATTTAATAGGGGAACATACAGATTACAATGGCGGATATGTATTCCCATGTGCTCTTGACTTTGGAACGTTTATGGCCATAAGAATGAGAGATGATGGAAAGGTACGCCTTTCTTCACTAAACTTTGATCTTAAAGTCGAGGTGGACATAGACGAATTAATCTATGATAAAAAAGATGATTGGGCAAATTATCCAAAAGGCGTCTTGAAAGTTTTGCAAGATGAAGGTTATAAGCTAAGAGGGTTTGACGCCTTGTACGAAGGGAATATACCAAATGGAGCAGGGCTTTCTTCTTCTGCATCGATAGAGCTTGTGACTGGTGTTGCTATGAATGAAATTTTAAATTTGGGGATTGATAGGGTTGTATTAGTTAAAATGTGTCAAAAAGCTGAAAATAATTTTGTCGGCGTCAATTGCGGTATAATGGATCAATTTGCTGTAGGAATGGGCAAAGCCGACTATGCTATATTTTTAAAATGTGATACAATTGATTATAAATACGTTCCACTTAAATTAGATGGTTACAGGATAGTTATATCAAATACAAATAAGCGAAGGGGGCTTCAAGATTCTAAGTACAACGAGAGAAGGAGTCAGTGCGAGGCTGCATTAAGTTACCTTAAGAAAAAATTGGATGTAGACAATCTTGGACAGGTTACACTGGAAGAATTCGATAGATACAAATACTTGATACCAGATGATGTGTTAGTAAAGAGGGCAAGACATGTTGTGACAGAAGATGAGAGAGTTTTGGATGCTGTTGAAGCGTTAAAAAATAATGACATTAAACGATTTGGTCAATTGATGGTACAATCTCACAATTCGTTAAGGGATGACTACGAAGTTACCGGCAAGGAATTGGATGCTTTAGTCGATGAAGCGCTTAAATTAGATTACGTTTTAGGCTCCAGAATGACAGGTGCAGGATTTGGTGGATGTACCGTAAGCATTGTCAAAGAAGAATTTATAGAAGATTTCATTAAAGAAGTGACGAAAGGGTACAAAGAAAGAATAGGTTATGAGCCATCAATATATGTGACGGGTGTAGGAGACGGAGCAAAAGAAATAAAATAG
- a CDS encoding heavy metal translocating P-type ATPase, with protein sequence MIREIFSLPGLARLSFDALYKDKSLEKKINHYLKSSKGIKYVNASSITGKVLVKYEGRTLGEIKREIINAIFKDDVDDNVKPYEPEDLPLKTQFVMVAMPLAATIYTVLKRIFAGKSPLSGHYGLLSISSIVSIVAGYPIFRSGINTLLKERKINGDLMITIATTIMLFIRESILGLVVIFLVNLSVFIHSLNIHYNKKALESFLRLKPGKVWMALEGREIEVPVEELNEGDVISLKKGDVAPFECEVVEGSAIVDEKYIRGKVKYVKKQKGDKIIESSLLIDGEVKARITDIEANESIEDLYKIVELESREKYITNTADVYINKVIPLSFFITGFVSFYTKDILKGISSMLVLCPCTFAHGSTGVYGIAVKNAAKRGILIKSSSAIENMAKADMLIFDKTGTLTEGRPIVSEILPSSSTDKNHILKIAASAEYGVVHPAALSIIKKADDMGIKVEDFSHGKEVKSMGAFACVDGKQMYVGNERFMEINNIDLHDVENLSNVLKSLNRGVIYVAVDGNAIGVIGMKDVLKKKSKAAVELVRSLGFNDDSIYILSGDDKEPTDRVAYELGIVNAFSSVSPDEKKNFVKRQKYDGKTVVMVGDGLNDVKAMRSADVGIILGRPISKKILKALDVAVIDENPLKIPYLIELSRYSKEVIKQNHVIASTMSYIEYVMTLFGKVNPFTAAMLHSMNQLIVLANSIKVYKYSSRRIISDGRNEKKIRRSFESFKTDG encoded by the coding sequence ATGATAAGAGAGATTTTTTCGTTGCCTGGATTAGCGCGGCTAAGCTTTGATGCACTTTACAAAGATAAATCCCTTGAAAAGAAGATAAATCACTATTTAAAAAGCTCTAAAGGAATCAAATATGTAAATGCCAGCAGCATTACTGGAAAAGTGCTTGTAAAATACGAAGGCAGGACATTAGGAGAAATAAAAAGAGAAATCATAAATGCGATTTTCAAAGATGATGTAGATGATAATGTAAAGCCGTATGAACCAGAAGATCTGCCATTAAAGACTCAATTTGTGATGGTAGCTATGCCATTAGCTGCTACGATTTACACCGTTTTAAAGCGCATATTCGCTGGCAAATCACCGTTAAGCGGCCATTATGGGCTATTAAGCATATCATCAATTGTGTCGATTGTTGCTGGATATCCAATATTTAGAAGTGGCATAAATACGCTGCTTAAGGAACGCAAAATAAATGGCGATTTGATGATAACAATTGCTACTACCATAATGCTTTTTATAAGAGAAAGCATATTGGGGCTTGTGGTTATTTTTCTCGTCAATTTAAGTGTCTTTATTCACTCTTTAAACATACACTATAATAAGAAAGCATTAGAAAGCTTCCTTAGATTAAAACCGGGGAAAGTGTGGATGGCATTAGAGGGAAGAGAAATAGAAGTACCTGTAGAGGAACTTAATGAAGGCGATGTGATTTCACTTAAAAAAGGTGATGTGGCGCCGTTTGAATGCGAAGTAGTAGAAGGCAGTGCAATCGTAGATGAAAAGTATATACGAGGAAAAGTAAAATACGTCAAAAAGCAAAAAGGTGATAAAATAATTGAATCATCATTGCTTATTGATGGGGAAGTAAAGGCCAGAATAACTGACATTGAGGCAAACGAGAGCATAGAAGATCTGTACAAAATTGTGGAATTAGAATCAAGGGAGAAATATATTACAAATACTGCTGACGTATATATTAACAAAGTTATACCGCTGTCTTTTTTCATTACAGGTTTTGTGTCATTTTATACAAAGGATATATTGAAGGGAATATCATCAATGCTTGTTTTATGCCCATGTACTTTTGCACATGGTTCTACTGGTGTCTATGGTATAGCTGTCAAAAATGCGGCAAAGAGAGGCATATTGATAAAAAGTTCATCTGCAATCGAAAATATGGCAAAAGCTGATATGCTGATTTTTGATAAAACGGGAACACTTACGGAAGGCAGACCTATTGTAAGTGAAATTTTGCCGTCATCAAGTACTGACAAAAATCATATACTAAAGATAGCCGCGTCTGCAGAATATGGTGTCGTACATCCTGCAGCATTGTCTATAATTAAAAAAGCAGATGATATGGGGATAAAGGTTGAGGATTTTTCTCATGGAAAAGAAGTCAAAAGCATGGGTGCTTTTGCTTGTGTAGATGGGAAACAAATGTATGTTGGCAATGAGAGGTTTATGGAGATAAACAATATTGATTTACATGATGTAGAAAATCTCAGTAATGTTTTAAAAAGCTTAAACAGAGGTGTAATATACGTCGCTGTTGACGGGAATGCTATTGGAGTCATTGGAATGAAAGATGTGCTTAAGAAGAAGAGCAAAGCTGCAGTAGAACTTGTACGTTCATTAGGCTTTAACGATGATAGTATTTATATTTTATCAGGTGATGACAAGGAGCCGACAGATAGAGTGGCTTATGAATTAGGTATAGTTAATGCGTTTAGCAGTGTATCGCCTGATGAGAAGAAGAATTTTGTAAAAAGGCAAAAATATGATGGTAAAACTGTCGTAATGGTCGGCGATGGACTAAATGATGTGAAGGCCATGAGAAGTGCCGATGTTGGAATTATTTTAGGAAGACCCATAAGTAAAAAGATATTAAAAGCGCTTGATGTTGCTGTAATCGACGAAAATCCTTTAAAAATACCGTATTTGATAGAGCTATCAAGGTATTCAAAGGAAGTGATAAAGCAAAATCATGTTATAGCATCAACAATGAGCTATATAGAATACGTAATGACGCTTTTTGGTAAAGTAAATCCATTTACGGCAGCAATGCTACACAGCATGAATCAATTAATCGTGTTGGCAAATTCTATTAAAGTTTATAAATATTCATCAAGGAGGATTATTTCTGATGGAAGAAATGAAAAAAAGATTCGAAGAAGCTTCGAAAGTTTTAAGACAGACGGTTGA
- a CDS encoding ROK family transcriptional regulator codes for MADLIPVSYKLLKGMNESLILNVIRHNKYVSRSEIAKITNLTPPTVTNIINKLLEDGLVKEDKLGESSGGRPPVILKINNEAFDIIVIIIGTDIMEEYLLDAELTIRESKVDNIKKEDSESIFKLLFDRIRHLKDISKKEIAGIGIVVRGPVKSSEGISVFSPNIGWKNVPIKDMIEKEFGIPTFVENDVRAMALGEFYNGIAKNVGNVVFLKVGHGIGSTIILDGKIYRGINDMAGEIGHTTIDVAGPKCSCGNYGCFEALASEKALVNNVVKRIKEGSYSLVSEYVNGDLENITTRFVYKAAEEGDEVALSELNKIAIYLGIGIANIVNVFSPELVLISGGIVRGRKFIEDVVLDTIKRRSFEANYSSCSIAFSNPDYNTALMGISNIILDSIL; via the coding sequence TTGGCAGATTTGATACCTGTAAGTTACAAATTATTAAAAGGCATGAATGAAAGTCTCATATTGAATGTGATACGTCACAACAAATACGTATCAAGGTCTGAAATAGCAAAGATAACGAATTTGACGCCGCCTACAGTTACGAATATCATAAACAAGCTTTTAGAAGACGGACTTGTGAAAGAAGACAAATTAGGGGAATCCAGCGGTGGCAGGCCACCTGTCATATTGAAGATAAACAATGAAGCTTTTGATATAATCGTGATAATAATCGGTACAGATATAATGGAAGAGTACCTATTGGATGCTGAACTCACCATAAGAGAATCAAAGGTTGATAATATAAAAAAGGAAGATTCGGAAAGCATATTCAAACTTTTATTCGACAGAATAAGGCATTTAAAAGATATTTCAAAGAAAGAGATAGCAGGGATCGGCATAGTAGTTAGAGGTCCTGTAAAGTCAAGCGAAGGCATATCCGTATTTTCTCCTAACATAGGGTGGAAAAATGTGCCTATAAAGGACATGATAGAAAAAGAATTTGGGATTCCTACGTTTGTTGAAAATGACGTGAGAGCCATGGCTTTAGGCGAATTCTACAACGGAATTGCTAAAAATGTCGGCAATGTCGTGTTTTTAAAAGTAGGACATGGAATAGGTTCTACAATAATATTGGATGGCAAAATATACAGAGGAATTAACGACATGGCTGGTGAGATAGGACATACTACAATCGACGTTGCCGGCCCTAAATGCAGTTGCGGCAATTATGGATGTTTTGAAGCTTTGGCATCTGAAAAAGCATTGGTAAACAATGTGGTAAAAAGGATAAAAGAGGGATCTTATTCTCTTGTATCTGAATACGTCAACGGAGACTTGGAAAATATAACAACCAGATTTGTGTACAAAGCGGCGGAAGAAGGGGATGAAGTTGCTTTATCTGAGTTAAACAAGATCGCCATTTACTTAGGCATAGGCATTGCAAATATAGTCAATGTCTTTAGCCCAGAGTTGGTGCTTATATCAGGAGGAATAGTGAGAGGTCGAAAGTTTATAGAAGACGTTGTATTGGATACTATTAAAAGGAGATCTTTTGAAGCAAATTATTCATCCTGCAGCATTGCCTTTTCAAATCCAGATTACAATACGGCCTTGATGGGTATATCAAATATAATATTAGATAGTATTTTGTAA
- a CDS encoding YesL family protein produces the protein MFGNFFNRMYYGDPHRPDLKADDIPKKGMSLFFDILKNNFWQLISLNLLLIVSCIPIVTIGPALAGFNNVLRNHALNRNVWLWNDFKDGFVKNFKQSFIITLINALAAFILINNYKIYSSYSAGFIKIAGSYITIFIGFILVLMNVYIYPLMVTYDLKIKHIYKNALIFSIIKLPQTIGIVLLSLLLVGLCILFAFIPLIVIGFSLVGLAINVYDRGVFEKYIDSRVNQENKKMEDKPEDQ, from the coding sequence ATGTTTGGAAATTTTTTTAATAGAATGTACTATGGCGATCCACATAGACCTGATTTAAAAGCTGATGATATTCCTAAGAAGGGTATGTCTTTGTTTTTTGACATTTTAAAGAACAATTTCTGGCAACTTATAAGCCTTAATCTTTTATTAATTGTATCGTGTATACCTATCGTGACGATAGGACCTGCTTTGGCGGGATTTAATAATGTGCTTAGGAATCATGCACTTAATAGAAATGTGTGGCTTTGGAATGATTTCAAAGACGGGTTTGTTAAAAATTTCAAGCAAAGCTTTATAATTACGTTGATAAATGCTTTAGCAGCTTTTATATTAATCAATAATTACAAAATTTATTCTTCATACAGTGCAGGTTTTATAAAAATTGCAGGTAGCTATATTACCATATTTATTGGTTTTATACTTGTTCTCATGAATGTCTATATTTATCCTTTGATGGTTACGTATGATTTAAAGATAAAGCATATATATAAAAATGCTTTGATATTTTCAATCATAAAGTTGCCTCAGACGATAGGCATAGTGCTATTAAGCTTATTATTGGTTGGGCTTTGTATTTTATTTGCGTTTATTCCGCTTATTGTCATTGGATTTAGCTTAGTTGGGCTTGCCATAAACGTGTATGATAGAGGTGTGTTTGAGAAGTATATTGATAGCAGAGTCAATCAAGAAAACAAAAAAATGGAAGATAAACCTGAAGATCAGTAG
- a CDS encoding YkoP family protein — MKKIFMYIWSLWEFVFAKLNNIHTVGGDDSEIRIAIKKYKGKKIVLKDGTVLNKGDKFAELHLNNKVLTEITSRSNSPIAVGIIALKRFKKSLKALKNYINENHDFDDVNVFMGYTLFNQGVEMLGFEVMDMKSPLERFIITHYESFLLGIFHPEGFKRLRNNNFTAKMVLITKNTINSRY; from the coding sequence ATGAAAAAGATTTTTATGTACATTTGGTCTTTGTGGGAATTTGTATTTGCAAAATTAAATAATATCCATACAGTAGGCGGAGATGATTCTGAAATAAGAATCGCAATAAAGAAATACAAAGGCAAAAAGATCGTGCTGAAAGATGGCACAGTTCTAAATAAAGGCGATAAATTTGCCGAGCTTCATTTAAACAATAAAGTCCTCACAGAGATAACGTCCAGAAGCAATTCGCCTATCGCCGTTGGCATCATAGCGCTAAAAAGATTTAAAAAATCTTTAAAAGCGTTAAAAAATTATATCAATGAAAATCATGATTTTGATGATGTAAATGTATTTATGGGATACACACTTTTTAATCAAGGTGTGGAAATGCTGGGCTTTGAAGTAATGGATATGAAATCACCTCTTGAAAGATTCATAATCACCCATTATGAAAGCTTTCTTTTAGGCATATTTCACCCTGAAGGGTTTAAGCGGCTTCGCAACAATAATTTTACGGCAAAGATGGTTTTGATTACGAAAAATACTATAAACAGCCGCTACTAA
- the galT gene encoding UDP-glucose--hexose-1-phosphate uridylyltransferase has product MDANIASLKIEELLIYALKHGMIEGTDYIQCRNSLMDLFEIQEPYNGIVDDVDLDDPHDILNSLLDYAYEKGFFKENTITNRDLFDTRIMGLLMPRQSEVIKKFDDIKRVSGIEKATDYFYSLSKDSYYIRMDRIAKNKYWRTDTEYGSLEITINLSKPEKDPKDIAAAKALKETNYPKCLLCLENVGFSGNLNHPARQNHRVIPVKVAGEQWYFQYSPYVYYNEHCILFYEKHVPMQISEKTFIRLLDFIDQFPHYFIGSNADLPIVGGSILSHEHFQGGRHVFPMEEAKVEEHYRNEMFKDLDAGILKWPLSVIRLSSKNKEELIDASSMILREWRNYSDPSVDIIAYSTVGGEKVPHNTITPIARKNGDGAYEMDLVLRNNRTTDEYPYGIFHPHEELHHVKKENIGLIEVMGLAILPGRLKKELDEIEMILSGNRKYDKKEISADDPLFKHVPWIDGLVNKYGVNLKREEAEVVLKDEVGEIFLKVLLDAGVFKRDEKGKEAFDKFLDSIHFKKI; this is encoded by the coding sequence ATGGATGCTAATATAGCTTCACTAAAAATTGAAGAACTGCTTATATATGCTTTGAAGCACGGCATGATAGAAGGTACAGACTATATCCAATGTCGCAATTCATTGATGGATTTGTTTGAGATACAGGAGCCATACAATGGCATTGTAGATGATGTAGATTTAGACGATCCACATGATATTCTCAATTCTCTTTTAGATTATGCATACGAAAAAGGTTTTTTCAAGGAAAATACGATTACAAATAGAGATCTTTTTGATACGAGGATTATGGGTTTATTGATGCCGAGACAGTCTGAAGTTATAAAAAAATTCGATGATATAAAAAGGGTATCAGGTATTGAAAAAGCTACAGACTATTTTTACAGCTTATCAAAGGATTCATATTATATACGGATGGATAGAATTGCGAAAAATAAATATTGGAGGACGGATACAGAATACGGCAGTTTGGAGATTACAATTAACCTTTCAAAACCTGAAAAGGACCCAAAAGACATAGCGGCAGCTAAAGCATTAAAAGAGACAAATTATCCTAAATGCCTTTTGTGCCTGGAAAATGTTGGATTTAGCGGTAACTTAAATCATCCAGCAAGACAAAATCACAGGGTAATACCAGTAAAGGTTGCTGGAGAGCAGTGGTATTTTCAGTATTCGCCTTATGTTTACTACAATGAACATTGCATATTGTTTTATGAAAAGCATGTGCCAATGCAAATATCAGAAAAGACGTTTATCAGATTGTTGGACTTCATAGATCAGTTTCCACACTATTTTATAGGTTCTAATGCTGATTTACCGATAGTAGGTGGTTCCATCTTATCCCATGAGCACTTTCAAGGTGGGCGCCATGTATTTCCTATGGAGGAAGCAAAGGTAGAAGAACATTATAGAAATGAAATGTTTAAAGATTTAGATGCTGGAATATTGAAGTGGCCTCTATCAGTCATAAGGCTTTCAAGCAAAAATAAAGAAGAATTGATTGATGCGTCATCCATGATTTTAAGAGAGTGGAGAAATTACAGCGATCCATCTGTTGATATAATTGCTTATAGCACAGTTGGTGGTGAGAAGGTACCGCATAATACAATAACACCTATTGCGAGGAAAAATGGTGATGGCGCTTATGAGATGGATTTAGTCCTGAGGAACAACCGTACTACTGATGAGTACCCTTATGGTATTTTTCATCCACATGAGGAACTTCACCATGTAAAGAAGGAAAATATAGGGCTTATTGAAGTTATGGGGCTTGCTATTCTTCCTGGAAGGTTAAAAAAAGAACTTGATGAGATAGAAATGATATTATCAGGTAACAGAAAATACGACAAAAAAGAGATTTCTGCAGATGATCCGCTTTTTAAGCATGTACCATGGATTGATGGGCTTGTAAATAAATACGGTGTGAATCTTAAGAGAGAAGAGGCAGAAGTTGTACTAAAAGATGAGGTAGGTGAAATTTTCTTAAAAGTGCTGCTGGATGCAGGCGTATTTAAGCGTGATGAGAAGGGAAAAGAGGCATTTGATAAGTTTTTAGATAGTATACATTTTAAAAAAATTTAA
- a CDS encoding HEPN domain-containing protein — MKKIDIVKEWLDFSNKDFSSAKFLLNMHPAPFEIICYHCQQAVEKVLKAYLIYHDVEPLRTHDLRLLCKTCSSIDNDFDEISKFCSSLTVYGVQPRYPFEIEINESDVLKAINDAEYIINFTVKKIGYNTKDYQ; from the coding sequence ATGAAAAAAATAGACATAGTAAAAGAATGGCTTGACTTTTCAAATAAGGACTTCTCTAGCGCAAAATTTCTTTTAAACATGCACCCAGCTCCATTTGAAATTATATGTTACCATTGTCAACAAGCTGTAGAAAAAGTTTTAAAAGCATATTTAATTTATCACGATGTTGAACCATTGCGAACTCATGATTTAAGATTGCTTTGCAAAACGTGTTCAAGTATTGACAATGATTTCGATGAAATAAGTAAGTTTTGCTCAAGCCTTACAGTATATGGTGTGCAGCCAAGATATCCATTTGAAATTGAAATAAACGAAAGTGATGTACTTAAAGCCATAAATGATGCGGAATATATAATAAACTTTACTGTTAAAAAAATAGGATATAATACAAAAGATTATCAATAA
- a CDS encoding nucleotidyltransferase domain-containing protein produces the protein MNIQNKDELEIIKNLILSNIDADKIYLFGSYAYGTPSEESDYDIFVIVPDNSIRPIEAMQLLGDLLYKVQTRPVDLIVTKSSDFNSRRRLPTLERKIARDGVLLYEKNRHSKRMA, from the coding sequence ATGAATATTCAAAATAAAGACGAGCTAGAAATTATTAAAAATCTAATACTCAGTAATATTGATGCTGATAAAATATATCTTTTTGGCTCATATGCTTATGGAACACCATCAGAAGAAAGTGATTATGACATATTTGTAATTGTACCTGACAACAGTATTCGACCAATAGAAGCTATGCAGCTTTTAGGCGATTTATTATATAAAGTTCAGACAAGACCTGTTGATCTAATTGTGACTAAATCAAGCGATTTTAATAGTCGCAGACGCTTACCTACGCTTGAAAGAAAAATTGCAAGAGATGGGGTATTATTATATGAAAAAAATAGACATAGTAAAAGAATGGCTTGA
- a CDS encoding ABC transporter substrate-binding protein: MKKPFTLFLILLIVAFLVTWPYYMYLYETGKINFTQTDDEDYRGIITFCDFPHWSVDDPIGFNFIKKKIQDFEYLHPGVIIEFEPIKNGNFYYDVNDIIGNSKPDIIPITSDSPFIYNDKLEPLNKYLDKSYKNLLKEDVLNRFIYNNSVYGIPLGMYTSILYINSDLFSKKEVEVPQNGEWSYEEFTDDMTKLTYQEGKKEKKDFYGITMYMERSYNLWGFLMADGANIFDDKGMVLFKGPQAESGLKKLIELYSKGAIDPVSFSGDYGKIWDSFAVNKESAALVDESYKVQYLKYLENKNKLFQFDIVLYPEGDGDVPITMSPKIYGYGITKQSDKKKLDMAFKFVKFIVDSQENVEKIGYIPVKKDVPITDEIMKKIDMAVKYTDNIPKNWHDKNIMINKALIDGLKNKESEKVILERIQKALN, encoded by the coding sequence ATGAAAAAGCCTTTTACTCTTTTTTTAATTTTATTGATTGTTGCTTTTTTAGTCACATGGCCATATTATATGTACTTGTATGAAACAGGCAAAATAAACTTTACACAGACAGATGATGAAGATTACAGGGGGATAATTACATTTTGCGATTTTCCCCATTGGTCAGTCGATGATCCGATAGGTTTTAATTTTATAAAGAAAAAGATACAGGATTTTGAATATTTGCATCCAGGGGTTATAATTGAATTTGAGCCAATTAAAAATGGAAATTTTTATTATGATGTCAATGATATAATTGGCAATAGTAAACCTGATATAATCCCTATAACTTCAGACAGTCCATTTATCTACAATGATAAATTAGAGCCGCTTAACAAATATCTTGATAAAAGTTATAAGAATTTATTAAAAGAAGATGTCCTCAATAGGTTTATTTATAATAATAGTGTTTATGGCATTCCTTTAGGGATGTACACAAGTATCCTTTACATAAACAGCGATTTGTTCAGCAAAAAAGAAGTGGAAGTTCCTCAAAATGGAGAGTGGAGCTATGAAGAGTTTACAGATGATATGACTAAGCTTACATATCAAGAGGGGAAAAAAGAAAAAAAGGATTTCTATGGAATAACTATGTATATGGAAAGAAGCTATAATCTTTGGGGGTTTTTGATGGCAGATGGTGCAAATATATTTGATGATAAAGGAATGGTTTTATTTAAGGGACCACAGGCGGAGTCTGGCCTTAAAAAATTGATAGAATTATACTCAAAAGGTGCGATAGATCCTGTGTCTTTTAGTGGTGATTATGGCAAAATATGGGATAGTTTTGCAGTTAATAAAGAAAGCGCTGCCTTGGTCGATGAAAGTTACAAAGTCCAATACCTTAAATACCTTGAAAACAAGAATAAACTTTTTCAGTTTGATATTGTGTTGTATCCAGAAGGAGATGGCGATGTACCTATCACAATGTCTCCCAAAATTTACGGTTACGGCATCACAAAGCAGAGCGATAAAAAGAAATTGGATATGGCGTTTAAATTTGTGAAATTTATTGTAGATTCTCAAGAAAACGTGGAGAAAATAGGGTATATTCCAGTAAAGAAGGATGTACCTATAACCGATGAAATTATGAAGAAAATTGACATGGCAGTGAAGTATACTGATAATATACCGAAGAATTGGCATGACAAAAATATTATGATCAATAAAGCCTTAATAGATGGATTAAAAAATAAAGAAAGCGAAAAAGTGATTTTGGAAAGAATCCAAAAAGCATTAAATTAG